A part of Acipenser ruthenus chromosome 50, fAciRut3.2 maternal haplotype, whole genome shotgun sequence genomic DNA contains:
- the LOC131722006 gene encoding protein INCA1-like: MPHLPAAGGHSLCKDDDDVDFYPFGKRSKIVRRFEPQDSPRPPAPPPASKARVQYDDEFWDRIHKQPSSYCKEDYTDASALMKSSFVVHRDSFMGLAGAGLERLPSPKELYGKRRRGAGRKVAPSDCRMVAVLRHIQDIKKLQGGIDLLKKDKWGGSSHLPPEES, encoded by the exons ATGCCCCACCTGCCGGCCGCTGGAGGGCATAGCCTGTGTAAAGACGATGATGACGTCGACTTTTACCCCTTCGGAAA GCGGTCTAAGATTGTAAGAAGGTTTGAACCCCAGGACAGCCCCCGACCCCCTGCTCCCCCTCCCGCTTCGAAAGCCAGGGTCCAGTACGATGATGAGTTCTGGGACCGCATACACAAACAGCCCAG CTCGTACTGCAAGGAAGATTACACAGACGCTTCTGCACTGATG AAAAGCAGCTTTGTAGTGCACAGGGATTCCTTCATGGGGCTGGCAGGGGCGGGGCTAGAGAGACTGCCCTCCCCCAAGGAACTCTACGGGAAAAGGAGGCGGGGGGCCGGGCGCAAGGTCGCCCCCAGCGATTGCAGGATGGTAGCGGTACTGCGCCACATCCAGGACATCAAGAAACTGCAAGGAGGCATCGACCT GCTAAAGAAGGACAAGTGGGGGGGGTCCAGCCACCTGCCCCCCGAGGAGAGCTAG